The DNA region GTTCGATCCATTCTGTCAAAACGTCGCGTGTGGCGTTGAACAGTCTCGCGACGTCGTCGAGCGGCAGTTTTTGCGTCAGAGCAAACGGCGAGAGACACGCGCGATGCAATATCTCGTCGGAATAGGCATTTCCGATCCCGCTGAAAAGCGCCGGATCCGTCAGCGCCCGTTTAAGAGTATGGCTGCGCGAGCGCAAGACGCTGGCGAATTCTTCGCCCTTCGCGGCCAACACGTCGAGTCCGCCGGGATCGTGCTGGCAAAGTGCATCCTTCCCGCGAACAACGTAGAGAGCCGCGCGACGTTTGGCGCCGGCTTCGGTCAAAACCAGCGTCCCGTGGTCAAAGTCAAATGCCGCCAGGTTGTACTTGCCGCCAAGCGTTGCGCCGGGCGACTTCCAGTGCAAGCGACCGGCGATCATGAGGTGCAAGACGATCCATAGATCCTC from Pirellulales bacterium includes:
- a CDS encoding DNA-formamidopyrimidine glycosylase family protein, which produces MPELPDITVYLKALEQRILGKPLLRVRINSPFLLRTFDPPLESVDGKTVRSLRRLGKRIAIGLDEDLWIVLHLMIAGRLHWKSPGATLGGKYNLAAFDFDHGTLVLTEAGAKRRAALYVVRGKDALCQHDPGGLDVLAAKGEEFASVLRSRSHTLKRALTDPALFSGIGNAYSDEILHRACLSPFALTQKLPLDDVARLFNATRDVLTEWIERLRQEAGDSFPEKVTAFRPEMAVHGRFGKPCPVCGAPVQRIRYADNETNYCPGCQTGGQILADRSLSRLLKDAWPRHLDEL